Proteins from a genomic interval of Zingiber officinale cultivar Zhangliang chromosome 1B, Zo_v1.1, whole genome shotgun sequence:
- the LOC121974531 gene encoding ras-related protein RHN1-like, with protein sequence MARTGSNNNIQAKLVLLGDVGTGKTSIVLRFIKGQYFDCQESTIGAAFFSQVISLNEATVKFDIWDTAGQERYHSLAPMYYRGAAAAIVVYDISNMESFIRGQKWVQELQRQGNPYLTMALVANKVDLEAKRKVKSEEGLQYAQEHGLFFIETSAKTAENINELFYEVAKRLARIHPSRSSGMNLTNETRGTPRRFFCCSG encoded by the exons ATGGCCAGGACAGGGAGCAATAACAACATCCAAGCCAAGCTG GTTCTTCTTGGAGATGTGGGAACAGGAAAGACAAGCATAGTGCTAAGGTTCATCAAAGGCCAATATTTCGACTGCCAG GAGTCGACAATTGGAGCTGCATTCTTCTCTCAAGTTATCTCACTGAATGAAGCAACTGTGAAATTTGATATATGGGACACGGCTGGACAGGAAAGATATCATAGTTTAGCTCCAATGTATTATCGCGGTGCAGCTGCAGCTATCGTAGTCTATGATATCTCAAACATG GAATCCTTCATTAGGGGACAAAAGTGGGTTCAAGAACTTCAAAGACAAG GAAATCCATATCTGACAATGGCTCTGGTGGCGAACAAGGTGGACTTGGAGGCAAAAAGGAAGGTGAAAAGTGAG GAAGGGTTGCAGTACGCTCAAGAACACGGATTGTTCTTCATTGAAACTTCAGCAAAAACCGCAGAGAACATCAATGAGCTCTTCTATGAAGTAG CTAAGAGACTTGCGAGAATACATCCTTCGCGATCATCTGGGATGAACTTGACTAATGAAACAAGAGGCACGCCAAGGAGATTCTTTTGCTGCTCTGGATGA
- the LOC121974541 gene encoding F-box protein At5g67140-like, whose product MEAEMETGSEIEWLPVDLLAYIFSLALSFRDLARASGVCRKWRRGVAESLARKERLSFAGWKVDDESASRVVQASYNIKELDISRSCWGCQITDEGLHKISQTKCVGNLLSISMWGMTGITDKGVIQLVTRANSLQHLNVGGTFITNESLYAVANSCPHVKTIVLWSCRHVTEQGLTMLVKKCRKLESINVWGMRLSVDCFVSLLAISPALKIKPITQQLGVWPVA is encoded by the exons ATGGAGGCGGAGATGGAGACGGGGTCCGAGATAGAGTGGTTGCCCGTGGACCTCCTCGCCTACATCTTCTCGCTCGCCCTCTCCTTTAGGGATTTGGCTCG GGCGAGCGGAGTTTGTCGGAAGTGGCGGCGTGGGGTGGCGGAGTCGCTTGCGAGGAAGGAGCGGCTCAGCTTCGCTGGGTGGAAGGTGGATGACGAGTCCGCCTCCAGGGTCGTGCAGGCTTCCTACAATATAAAGGAGCTGGATAt TTCCAGGAGTTGCTGGGGTTGCCAGATAACTGACGAAGGGCTGCATAAGATTTCACAAACAAAATGCGTTGGTAATCTATTATCCATATCAATGTGGGGCATGACCGGAATCACCGATAAAGGAGTAATTCAATTG GTGACGAGAGCTAATTCCTTACAGCACCTGAATGTTGGGGGTACATTTATTACAAATGAATCTTTGTATGCAGTTGCCAATAGTTGTCCACATGTCAAG ACTATCGTTCTATGGAGCTGCCGCCATGTCACGGAGCAGGGCCTCACCATGCTCGTCAAGAAGTGTCGGAAGCTCGAATCGATCAATGTTTGGGGCATGAGGCTGTCTGTAGATTGCTTTGTGAGCTTGCTTGCCATCAGCCCTGCTTTGAAGATAAAACCTATTACCCAGCAACTTGGTGTTTGGCCAGTGGCATAA
- the LOC121974552 gene encoding uncharacterized vacuolar membrane protein YML018C-like: MSSWRYRAGLFLIVGVVVIWVASAEVTQGIFIDYQQPFAITYLGASLMVVYLPVSFLRDWVYSLLRKHPSRSDKLSSGINSSPKHSQRLIEMEAQSLLVKKEIGIDLSARKEEQSLISQIKDDVDIEMLKERKAVTTKEMITYSIYLAPIWFVTEYLSNAALARTSVASTTVLSSTSCLFTLFIGVLLRQDSLNMSKVIAVFVCMAGVVMTTFGKTWATDESELSAASNGKRSLVGDIFGLLSAMTYGLFTVLLKKFAGEEGEGVDVQKLFGYVGLFTLVALWWLVWPLTALGIEPKFRIPHSAKMDEIVLANGFIGSVLSDYFWALCVVWTTPLVATLGMSLTIPLAMLADMMIHGRQYSAVYILGSTQVFAGFVVANLSDRLSRFIGF, from the exons ATGTCGAGCTGGAGGTATCGGGCCGGGTTGTTTCTCATAGTTGGGGTGGTCGTCATTTGGGTCGCCTCAGCCGAAGTCACACAG GGTATATTTATTGATTATCAACAACCATTTGCTATCACTTACTTGGGAGCCTCTCTTATGGTTGTTTACCTACCAGTATCTTTCCTCAGAGATTGGGTGTACAGTTTACTGAGAAAACATCCTTCCAGAAGCGACAAGTTATCATCTGGAATTAACTCTTCCCCAAAGCATAGCCAAAGGTTGATTGAAATGGAAGCGCAATCTCTTTTAGTGAAAAAAGAAATTGGAATTGACCTTTCAGCACGAAAAGAGGAACAATCACTAATATCTCAAATTAAAGATGATGTGGATATTGAAATGCTGAAGGAAAGAAAAGCAGTCACTACTAAGGAGATGATAACATACTCAATCTATCTTGCCCCTATTTGGTTTGTGACAGAG TACTTATCAAATGCAGCACTTGCAAGAACCAGCGTAGCAAGTACTACTGTGTTATCATCAACATCATGTCTCTTTACTCTTTTTATTGGCGTGCTTCTACGACAAGACTCCTTGAATATGTCAAAAGTGATTGCTGTATTTGTTTGCATGGCTGGCGTTGTGATGACTACATTTGGCAAGACTTGGGCTACAGATGAATCAGAGCTCAGTGCTGCTAG TAATGGAAAACGATCGCTTGTAGGGGATATTTTCGGTCTTCTTTCAGCAATGACTTATGGTCTATTTACTG TGCTCCTAAAAAAGTTTGCAGGAGAGGAAGGAGAAGGAGTTGATGTTCAGAAGCTATTTGGATATGTTGGACTATTTACACTAGTAGCTTTGTGGTGGCTTG tgTGGCCATTGACTGCTCTAGGGATTGAGCCTAAGTTCAGGATACCACATTCTGCTAAAATGGATGAAATTGTGCTTGCTAATGGCTTTATCGGAAGTGTTCTTTCAGATTACTTCTG GGCATTGTGTGTCGTATGGACAACGCCTTTGGTGGCAACATTGGGCATGTCACTTACAATACCACTTGCTATGTTAGCTGATATGATGATTCATGGTCGACAATATTCAGCAGTCTACATCCTTGGCTCAACTCAG GTTTTTGCTGGGTTTGTCGTAGCCAATCTGTCGGACCGGCTATCAAGGTTCATAGGTTTCTAG